Proteins encoded in a region of the Plasmodium berghei ANKA genome assembly, chromosome: 1 genome:
- a CDS encoding reticulocyte binding protein, putative — translation MGNCIYLKPIFIILLISAGMIYRRNVWSYAHKNDSETTSFLFDDSISLNANSKNYQTNETNLNNPPILDEKFHDIENKSINQNDISNTSNPSYNNRMLETVPNYINDLNNDKNKDKQLINTTISFIDRPNAYILDDNILNNIDIIYNGESKISLYKYYKLIHYSVLLNNFLYQFMYFKYHIDAIWKSYGQVNREIRNAEEECVDKRKKLAHKIDQLQDAIYNYENKPNQDDDKTLKQITTEFIHCINDKFKTVYPSIFYMSNYADFVYRSVNLGHPHYMDLCYEIRHKIVKTEFNNKLNRIRNPAILKSDEYVNLINKVIEIANKNEELKNVIYPLNFIKKYIEDIRKKYNSCITKLNSANAQLIVIEINAKKMNYSNKSKSIKRITDLANAYADFNINYKNIIDLESVYNNKIQAFNNVLNFIPHILIGKIDICTNHVVSNDDYDFKIIKPISILNKLENIFFKAFGFNFNEKYVKTPLEIPNSEINQIISETISNMKNLSDLIKKMENEYKQVETRHNIENTIKKLIIDVNLNQVQNKLTEAIQKAKNWKSSKIETKKKLDNDNKTVLELETKIKDLCGNFTDKLNNSQFMKIYKDSLIKNHIILETSTSI, via the exons atggggaattgtatatatttaaaaccaatatttattattctatTAATCTCTGCag GTATGATATATAGGAGAAACGTCTGGTCATATGCACATAAAAATGATTCAGAAACAacttcttttttatttgacgACAGTATAAGTCTAAATGCAAactcaaaaaattatcaaacAAATGAAACCAATTTAAACAATCCACCAATTTTAGATGAAAAGTTTCATGATAtcgaaaataaaagtataaatCAAAATGATATTAGTAATACAAGTAATCcatcatataataatcgCATGCTAGAAACTGTcccaaattatataaacgatttaaataatgacaaaaataaagataaacaGTTAATTAATACTACGATTTCTTTTATTGATCGTccaaatgcatatatattagatGATAATATACTAAATAACATAgatatcatatataatggagaaagtaaaatatcgttatataaatattataaactAATACACTATTCGGTTcttttgaataattttctatatcaatttatgtattttaaatatcATATAGACGCTATATGGAAATCATATGGTCAAGTTAACCGAGAAATTAGAAATGCAGAAGAAGAGTGCGTAGATAAGAGGAAAAAATTAGCACACAAAATAGACCAATTACAGGACGccatttataattatgaaaataaaccAAATCAAGATGATGATAAAACcttaaaacaaataacaactgaatttattcattgtataaatgataaattcAAAACAGTTTACCCCAGTATCTTCTACATGAGTAACTACGCTGATTTCGTATATCGTTCTGTAAATTTGGGCCATCCTCATTACATGGACTTATGTTATGAAATTCGTCataaaatagttaaaacagaatttaataataagtTAAATCGAATTAGAAATCCAGCTATTCTGAAATCGGATGAATATGTGAATCTCATAAATAAAGTAATAGAAATTGCAAATAAAAACGAAGAATTAAAGAATGTTATATATCCACttaatttcattaaaaaatacattgaagatataagaaaaaaatataattcttGCATAACCAAATTAAATAGTGCAAATGCTCAATTAATTGTAATTGAAATAAAtgctaaaaaaatgaattatagTAATAAAAGTAAATCCATAAAAAGAATAACAGATTTAGCAAATGCCTATGCcgattttaatataaattataaaaatataattgacCTAGAAAGTgtgtataataataaaatccAAGCTTTTAACAATGTTCTTAATTTTATCCcacatattttaattggAAAAATAGATATATGTACAAACCATGTGGTTTCAAATGATGATTACGATTTCAAAATCATAAAGCctatatctatattaaataaattagaaaatatattttttaaggcATTTGGTTTTAATTtcaatgaaaaatatgtcAAAACCCCTTTAGAAATACCTAATAGTGAAATTAATCAGATAATATCAGAAACAATAAGTAATATGAAAAACTTAAGtgatttaattaaaaaaatggaaaatgaatataaacaaGTTGAAACAAGACATAATATCGAAaatacaattaaaaaactaATTATTGATGTGAATTTAAATCAAGTACAAAATAAACTTACAGAAGCAATACAAAAAGCTAAAAATTGGAAATCTTCAAAAATcgaaactaaaaaaaaattagacaatgataataaaacagTTCTTGAGTTGGAAACGAAAATTAAAGATTTATGCGGAAATTTTACAGATAAACTTAATAATTCAcaatttatgaaaatatataaagattcgctaataaaaaatcatattaTATTGGAAACTTCCACAagcatttaa
- a CDS encoding BIR protein — protein sequence MEEEERYEHLPSYEFYNKLNENVSDEDKEKPNKYWKRIEPIFEPSEWVREIVYKLHRNVTFLNENRDDDKLYGKHCYDLNYWLYEQVYKNSDLNDNSLSFFITLDILLNSWENMNADKFNGNKDICQPDNTLVDINYLKEIKYLADYVENFETIKSAAIEDTNKACNAYIDYLRSAIPAYYEWNTVCTIEEENICNKYIRDYEKYNPKGVLCNLSVTGLAVAQLFNQCYKSIVNIFMNVNNAPVRTTIKLRNGLETISYGITENKGRSLYEVETAIEEPTDLLAYVIYILKSLYNTISEIYINNYNDIILLIVLFSGILVTCFGVHKITKIVKSTSSVQNRSQNTQAEISL from the exons atggAGGAA GAGGAAAGATATGAGCATTTACCTTCATATGAGTTTTACAACAAACttaatgaaaatgtatCCGACGaagataaagaaaaacCTAATAAATATTGGAAGAGAATAGAGCCAATATTTGAACCGTCAGAATGGGTTCGTgaaattgtttataaattaCATAGAAATGtgacatttttaaatgaaaatcgTGATGATGATAAACTATATGGGAAGCATTGCTATGATTTGAATTATTGGCTATACGAGCAAGTGTATAAAAATTCAGATTTGAATGATAATAGTttaagtttttttataacattagatatacttttaaataGCTGGGAGAATATGAATGCTGATAAATTTAATGGCAATAAAGATATATGTCAACCAGACAATACATTAGTAGATATAAactatttaaaagaaattaaatatttagcTGATTATGTTGAAAATTTTGAGACTATTAAATCTGCGGCTATAGAAGATACTAATAAAGCCTGTAATGCATATATTGATTATTTACGATCTGCGATTCCAGCTTATTATGAATGGAATACAGTATGTACAATAGAAgaggaaaatatatgtaataaatacattcgtgattatgaaaaatacaaCCCTAAAGGCGTATTATGTAATTTATCTGTCACGGGGCTTGCAGTTGCACAGTTATTTAACCAATGCTATAAGAgtattgtaaatatattcatgaATGTAAATAACGCGCCTGTACGAACAACAATAAAACTTAGGAATGGATTAGAAACAATATCTTATGGAATTACAGAAAATAAAGGAAGATCATTATATGAAGTTGAAACTGCTATTGAAGAGCCAACTGATTTGCTTGcttatgtaatatatattcttaaatcattatataatacaattagcgaaatatatatcaataattataatgatataatattattaattgtattattttctgGAATCCTAGTAACCTGTTTTGGAGTACacaaa ATTACTAAGATTGTAAAATCTACATCCAGTGTACAAAATAGGAGCCAAAACACACAGGCAGAAATATCCTTATAG
- a CDS encoding schizont membrane associated cytoadherence protein: MKYLTHIFFFIILFQFIVDKYDNNGKSLDKFLNIRNERFLVEYYDANIDQYNGNQSKKKKNIYTYESNGISQNTTNTKNQSASFYAQPTHGQYKYHRNNVYTPSEEFNFYNSTFMERLRHNSKIIMGSSAAIFFLVEDLGIRAVLFLIFSAAVLAYFTSI; the protein is encoded by the coding sequence atgaaatatttaacgcacatatttttttttattatactttttcAATTTATAGTTGATAAATACGATAACAATGGAAAATCATTGGACaagtttttaaatatacGAAATGAGAGATTTCTAGTAGAATATTATGACGCTAACATTGATCAATATAATGGCAAtcaatcaaaaaaaaaaaaaaatatatatacatatgaaTCAAATGGTATTTCACAAAACACTACTAATACCAAAAACCAATCAGCAAGTTTTTATGCACAACCTACCCACGGCCAATATAAATACCATCGcaataatgtatatactCCCTCTGAAGAgttcaatttttataatagtACGTTCATGGAAAGGCTAAGACATAATTCTAAGATCATTATGGGATCATCTGCAGCGATATTTTTTCTTGTCGAAGATTTAGGAATTAGAGCTGtgctatttttaatattttctgcTGCTGTACTCGCTTATTTCACTtccatataa
- a CDS encoding zinc finger protein, putative codes for MSIGVPVTKSFNKLKKYPYEINKFDRRETNEYFYLPVDCPRMKKCDDAYCPLAHTKLEKIFHPIVYKTQACQMAKDGACDYFQKCAFYHDSNDKNEAHLNWTIWEKKWDKWRNNIDSILTQHNKNDKEIRRKVESILKIRMPHFNYTTNKNNLFLNKSTSFHSTWPSLNNNNSGISNMEIVDIGNMGSIGTIGSIGQTGNANNGSNIMESGSIGNAGKLSNINNILCKSMNSALFQYSSSIFNNAWSKGINGNKKHIKNNNDNKNSNIWWLNQINEIGIVNLDKNVHNINENNINKNNICCDETLSYNSNNGTECGVNYDILDNNAYKIVEFCFTDYDNNNNSNNNNINSNKNKIKWRDTTDASNGQSLNSFFSQNTKGLSNDINYLQNANNNNNYNNQRNNIFQCINYNKTCEYIPNIQEGIDDNKNKKYNTLETNYRDNFLADMNNSNKNFDFINSTFFSNSSNDITGAENYVNFPTMLEIIDDDNNAVKNNVFSTGNGTTTNNYNNENDNSVIKNNENDNDCNGNITNTTSYTDGFSAFYNNNTGITIDNNIKDFPNLDNCKTFDNFNFDDTIKNNISNLIFSGEDKEHIKEMKIKKENENIGNGNANDDMKGMEKELEENNEAEDNEIKGDAGVNTGNILGSGNSTKGVNRSLKKNKNKKGTINNATSNNTESMFSNNIGDEESKNSSIINSSEVKTDINDKKKNPKKENRNSKNSNSEKDQYEKGGSKKILSCVSKIGSNNGNVSVNENACLENEKNKSTKCKNNENNNNKKGAYSKNTNINGDKNMSKVGKKNITENFVSSNNDDADNKNTDKKNVEKNKTKNIEKNKIDNRDNTWSIQLNRKYSDVLGENIINGNEWNNTIKCLDKSKGNDNLINNSGKADKRKTNNNNVFSNSINKRELENDINNDDNIIVENYGLSLIYNSYYNEKVKLENKKKNIIVDIENVNSIENNNVMVNEKGDNNNTTERCKNNTDVLCPNTPSNNNLFKYDQNLLINRGDNKNENVDRNMSSHMKESFCDYTNNNENKHDGNSILTKRINTEYIFNNVNNIKNSSDINYINSKDNLFVFKTIEYNKPNNETIEDSNRGIYNNYIINDVDSSINVENKSAHLENINNNNTDSTDIKEDINRNNVMENIRSNNSERINDTLTGVLNNALNGILNGALDRTMDSIFKIDTTSDDTYNELFNTLTSNSNNNNFSNGNNSGHNSTQNDEIKENITNNGQTNESFDYTNNLLNIFLSCNSINENFDITNSVNTNFYENNKSDTIPFNNSDKFTPEIYGVLNNSSNYFNIFGNYNLYGSTCMQCKHYKNEIKNLISQIKVLREEIIKYKQVIITYGINANKDNTLNPCNYKWDNSKKFNGIYEKNYISSVEAND; via the coding sequence atgagTATCGGTGTCCCCGTAACAAAATCTTTTAACAAGCTGAAAAAGTACCCATacgaaataaataaatttgatagAAGAGAAacaaatgaatatttttatttgccAGTTGATTGTCCTCGTATGAAAAAATGCGACGATGCATATTGCCCATTAGCCCATACAAAATTAgagaaaatatttcatcCAATAGTTTATAAAACACAAGCTTGCCAAATGGCTAAAGATGGGGCATGtgattattttcaaaaatgcGCTTTTTACCATGATtcaaatgataaaaatgaagcTCATTTGAATTGGACTATttgggaaaaaaaatgggatAAATGGAGGAATAATATCGATAGTATTTTAACAcaacataataaaaatgataaagaaaTCCGAAGAAAAGTAGaaagtatattaaaaattcgTATGCCGCATTTTAATTATACCacgaataaaaataacttatttttgaataaaaGTACATCCTTTCATTCTACATGGCCTAGTCTGAATAATAACAATTCGGGAATTTCTAACATGGAAATTGTCGACATAGGAAATATGGGGAGTATTGGGACTATCGGTAGTATTGGTCAAACTGGAAACGCAAACAATGGAAGTAACATTATGGAAAGTGGTAGCATTGGAAATGCCGGCAAATTGAgcaatataaataacattttatGTAAATCTATGAATTCTGCATTGTTTCAATATTCAAGttctatatttaataatgcATGGAGTAAAGGAATAAATGGGaacaaaaaacatataaaaaataataacgataataaaaatagtaatatttGGTGGCTTAATCaaattaatgaaattgGGATTGTGAACTTAGACAAAAACGTGCATAacataaatgaaaataatataaataaaaataacatttgTTGTGACGAAACTTTAAGTTATAATAGCAATAACGGAACAGAATGTGGAGTaaattatgatattttAGATAATAATGCGTATAAAATAGTTGAATTTTGTTTTACTGATTATGATAATAACAacaatagtaataataataatatcaatagcaataaaaacaaaattaaatggAGAGATACCACAGATGCTTCCAATGGGCAATCACTGAATTCCTTTTTTTCACAAAACACAAAGGGTTTGAGTAATGATATAAACTATTTACAAAATgccaataataataataattataacaaTCAAAGaaataacatttttcaatgtataaattataataaaaccTGCGAATATATACCAAATATACAAGAAGGTattgatgataataaaaataaaaaatataatacctTAGAAACTAATTACAGAGACAATTTTCTAGCAGATATGAATAAttctaataaaaattttgattttataaattccACCTTTTTTTCAAACAGTTCAAATGATATAACCGGAGCAGAAAACTATGTAAACTTTCCTACTATGTTAGAGATCATTGATGATGACAATAATGCTGTTAAGAATAATGTTTTTTCCACTGGTAATGGAACTACGactaataattataataatgaaaatgataatagtgttattaaaaataatgagaATGATAATGATTGTAATGGTAATATTACTAATACTACTTCTTATACTGATGGTTTTTCTGCATTctacaataataatactgGCATTACTAtcgataataatataaaagattTTCCTAACCTTGATAATTGCAAAACTTTTGATAATTTCAATTTTGATGAcacaattaaaaataacataagcaatttaatattttctggTGAAGATAAAGAACACATAAAAGAGatgaaaattaaaaaagaaaacgaAAATATAGGCAATGGAAATGCGAATGACGATATGAAAGGCATGGAAAAGGAGTTAGAAGAAAACAATGAAGCAGAAGACAATGAAATAAAAGGAGATGCAGGAGTCAATACAGGTAACATTTTAGGATCTGGAAATAGCACCAAAGGTGTAAATAGGTctctgaaaaaaaacaaaaacaaaaaaggtacaataaataatgcAACTAGTAATAATACTGAATCAATGTTTTCTAACAATATCGGAGATGAAGAATCTAAAAATTCAAGCATAATAAACAGCAGCGAAGTAAAAACtgatataaatgataaaaagaaaaatccTAAAAAGGAAAACCGAAACTCgaaaaatagtaatagtGAAAAAGATCAATACGAAAAAGGTGGAAGTAAAAAGATTCTAAGTTGCGTTAGCAAAATTGGAAGCAATAATGGTAATGTAAGTGTGAATGAAAATGCCTGCctagaaaatgaaaaaaataaaagtacaaaatgtaaaaataatgaaaataataataataaaaaaggtgCATATTCGAAAAATACCAACATTAATGGAGATAAGAATATGAGCAAAGTTGgcaagaaaaatattactgAAAACTTTGTTAGCAGCAACAATGATGATgctgataataaaaatactgATAAGAAGAATGtggaaaaaaacaaaacaaaaaatattgaaaaaaataaaattgataataGGGATAACACGTGGTCTATACAACTAAATAGGAAATATAGTGACGTTTTAggagaaaatataataaacgGTAACGAATGGAATAATACTATTAAATGTTTAGATAAAAGTAAGGGGAACGATAATTTGATCAATAATAGTGGGAAAGCTGATAAAAGGAAAACGAATAACAATAATGTATTTAGTAAcagtataaataaaagagaacttgaaaatgatataaacaatgatgataatattatagTAGAGAATTATGGTTTAAGCTTAATATATAACAGTTATTATAACGAAAAGGtaaaattagaaaataaaaaaaaaaatataatcgTCGATATCGAAAATGTGAATagtatagaaaataataacgtTATGGTGAATGAAAAAGGGGATAACAACAATACTACAGAACGTTGTAAGAACAATACGGATGTATTGTGCCCGAATACACCAAGCAATAACAAcctttttaaatatgaCCAAAACTTATTGATAAATAGAggtgataataaaaatgaaaatgtaGACAGAAATATGAGTAGCCATATGAAGGAATCATTTTGTGATTATACTAacaataatgaaaataaacatgATGGAAATAGCATTTTAACAAAAAGGATTAATAcagaatatattttcaacaATGTCaacaatattaaaaatagtagtgatatcaattatataaatagtaaagataatttgtttgttttcAAAACAATAGAGTATAATAAACCGAATAATGAAACAATTGAGGATAGTAATAGAggtatttataataattatataataaatgatgtTGATAGCTCCATAAatgtagaaaataaatcagCACAtcttgaaaatattaataacaataatactGATTCTACGGATATAAAAGAGGAtataaatagaaataatGTAATGGAAAATATCAGGAGTAACAATAGTGAGAGAATAAATGATACATTAACTGGTGTGTTAAACAATGCATTAAATGGCATATTAAATGGGGCATTAGACAGAACTATGGatagtatttttaaaatagatACCACGTCTGATGATACATATAATGAGTTGTTTAATACATTAACAAGTAATAGTAATAACAATAACTTTAGCAATGGTAATAATAGTGGCCATAACAGCACACAAAATGACGAAATTAAGGAAAATATTACGAATAATGGGCAAACTAATGAATCATTCgattatacaaataatttattaaatatatttttatcatgtAATAGCATAAATGAAAACTTTGATATAACAAATTCAGTTAACAccaatttttatgaaaataataaaagcgATACAATACCATTTAATAATAGTGATAAATTTACGCCAGAAATATACGGAGTGCTTAATAACTCTTCGAAttatttcaatatttttggaaattataatttatatggaAGCACATGTATGCAATGTAaacattataaaaatgaaattaaaaatttaatatctCAAATAAAAGTTTTAAGGGaagaaattattaaatataaacaagttattattacatatggaataaatgcaaataaagataatacGCTTAACCCTTGTAATTATAAATGGgataattcaaaaaaatttaatggtatatatgaaaaaaattatatatcttCGGTTGAAGCAAACGACTGA